From Lycium ferocissimum isolate CSIRO_LF1 chromosome 12, AGI_CSIRO_Lferr_CH_V1, whole genome shotgun sequence, one genomic window encodes:
- the LOC132039371 gene encoding uncharacterized protein LOC132039371: MRITCIIIGNPARRRPDGLGYVALTEAYEALVRTAQTMRFESTARTEAPETAEYTTRMIELIETDMLQAHDFEHLGERVPGAPSQAAGGRGRAGGGGRREGRARGVGGRDGKAGRGGRSGRGDEGPSALEIPSSSYRPSTTDIPSTSSSRPSTL; encoded by the exons ATGCGGATCACTTGCATCATTATTGGCAACCCCGCTAGGCGTCGTCCAGATGGCCTAGGATATGTAGCTCTCACAGAAGCGTATGAGGCGCtg GTACGGACCGCTCAGACGATGCGCTTTGAGAGCACCGCCCGTACGGAGGCCCCCGAGACAGCGGAGTATACAACACGGATGATTGAGCTTATCGAGACTGATATGCTACAGGCACATGACTTTGAGCATCTCGGTGAGCGTGTTCCTGGTGCCCCATCTCAGGCAGCGGGTGGTCGTGGTCGTGCTGGAGGTGGTGGTCGCCGAGAGGGTAGGGCCAGAGGAGTTGGTGGCCGAGATGGTAAGGCTGGCAGAGGTGGTAGGTCTGGCAGAGGTGATGAAGGTCCGTCGGCTTTAGAGATCCCGTCGAGTTCTTACCGGCCGTCGACTACAGATATCCCATCGACTTCTTCTTCCCGGCCGTCAACTTTATAA